In Salinibacterium sp. NK8237, the following proteins share a genomic window:
- a CDS encoding Rv3654c family TadE-like protein gives MATLQAGAGATVCAARLRLNDEHGSGTILMVGLIATVIAVTALVIPLYWALSVRHALAGATDAAALAAADTASGLIAGYPCDNATRLASANDSLIEDCVVDGRIVTVTASRRILGILVTTSATAGPPPTRAD, from the coding sequence ATGGCCACATTGCAGGCAGGCGCTGGGGCGACGGTGTGCGCTGCGCGTCTCCGGCTGAACGACGAACACGGTTCGGGCACCATCCTCATGGTCGGTCTCATCGCCACCGTTATCGCCGTCACTGCCCTCGTCATCCCTCTCTATTGGGCGCTCAGTGTGAGGCACGCGCTTGCCGGGGCGACCGACGCTGCCGCGCTCGCCGCAGCCGACACCGCGAGCGGGCTCATCGCTGGCTACCCCTGCGACAATGCGACGCGGCTCGCGAGTGCTAATGACTCCCTTATAGAGGACTGTGTGGTTGATGGGCGTATCGTGACAGTTACCGCTAGTCGCCGCATCCTCGGCATACTGGTCACAACGAGCGCCACAGCAGGGCCACCCCCAACCAGGGCGGATTAG
- a CDS encoding DUF4244 domain-containing protein, translating to MNDPHLVPLPTLEPGRARRLRFGVAGMSLRARQFRARVRTRLRSERGAATAEYAITTLAAVGFAGLLVVILRSGEVRGMLTDLVRNALSIPA from the coding sequence ATGAATGATCCGCACCTTGTTCCCTTGCCCACTCTCGAACCGGGCCGTGCCCGCCGCCTCCGGTTCGGCGTCGCGGGGATGTCGCTACGTGCGCGCCAATTCCGTGCCCGCGTGCGCACCCGCCTGCGCTCTGAGCGCGGTGCCGCCACCGCCGAGTACGCCATCACCACTCTGGCCGCCGTCGGTTTCGCCGGACTGCTCGTCGTGATTCTCCGTTCCGGAGAGGTGCGCGGCATGCTCACTGACCTTGTGCGCAATGCGCTCTCGATCCCGGCGTGA
- a CDS encoding TadA family conjugal transfer-associated ATPase, which produces MTTTPSHPDIVPFVARRRFTAEPTLTTNAHARGVPVAGGGAGLDSGTANGDALSRALHEFGPLAPYVGRPNTTDVFVNGAHNVWIDRGGGLELVGDVGMTEADLRALAIRLINLGGRHVDEATPCVDVRLAGGVRVHAVLPPISATGTLLSIRVPSREPFGLAELDFAGFFNEVPLQRVKALIDGRENVLISGASGAGKTTFLGALLAAASDTERIVAIEDVAELRVEHPHFVSLEARQANLEGAGGYGLPALVREALRMRPDRLVVGECRGAEIRELLSALNTGHDGGAGTLHANSLKDVPSRLEALGALAGLDATAIARQAVSAIGAVLHVDRVDGRRRLTHLGRLVLDDNDRLAIAEIE; this is translated from the coding sequence GTGACTACGACTCCTTCGCACCCCGACATTGTTCCTTTCGTCGCTCGTCGACGGTTCACAGCTGAGCCCACCCTCACAACCAACGCGCATGCTCGGGGCGTGCCCGTAGCCGGTGGCGGCGCTGGCCTCGACTCTGGGACGGCGAACGGGGATGCGCTGAGCCGGGCACTCCACGAGTTCGGCCCATTAGCGCCATACGTTGGGCGCCCGAACACCACCGACGTGTTCGTCAACGGTGCCCACAATGTCTGGATCGACCGCGGCGGAGGGCTTGAACTCGTCGGCGATGTTGGCATGACCGAAGCTGACCTGCGCGCCCTAGCCATTCGCCTCATCAACCTCGGCGGACGCCACGTCGACGAAGCGACACCCTGCGTGGATGTTCGGCTCGCCGGTGGGGTGCGAGTGCACGCTGTTCTCCCTCCCATCTCCGCCACCGGCACACTGCTCTCGATCCGCGTGCCCAGCCGAGAACCATTCGGGCTGGCAGAGCTCGACTTCGCAGGCTTCTTCAACGAGGTGCCGCTGCAGCGAGTGAAAGCCCTCATCGACGGGCGGGAAAACGTGCTCATCTCGGGTGCATCGGGAGCCGGAAAAACCACGTTTCTCGGCGCACTGCTGGCGGCGGCATCCGACACCGAACGCATCGTCGCCATTGAGGATGTTGCGGAGCTGCGCGTCGAACACCCGCACTTTGTATCGCTCGAGGCACGGCAAGCGAACCTCGAAGGTGCCGGCGGCTACGGGCTGCCCGCACTCGTGCGAGAAGCGCTGCGGATGCGGCCCGACCGGCTCGTCGTCGGCGAGTGTCGAGGTGCAGAGATCCGTGAACTTTTGAGCGCGCTCAACACCGGCCACGATGGAGGCGCAGGAACCCTGCACGCCAACTCCCTCAAAGACGTACCAAGCAGGCTCGAAGCGCTCGGGGCGCTCGCTGGATTAGACGCGACCGCCATCGCCCGCCAAGCCGTCAGCGCCATTGGTGCCGTGCTGCACGTCGATCGAGTCGACGGCCGCCGACGCCTTACCCACCTTGGCCGGCTCGTGCTCGACGACAACGACCGCCTCGCGATCGCCGAAATCGAATGA
- a CDS encoding LuxR C-terminal-related transcriptional regulator: protein MTDLSNASSLDLLDAAHTVVSRSLLQIASAFSAVLAPMVAHTSLLIFTEDCTGRPQKKAGDPSITNHVSIAELDAVRETVSSIGHPVWGITAVVARHERPAAVWIAPTGSLLVLTDPVIVTGGQSQEEALATIASLWRLVAVSIQQQVAVASPDYLRDSRMASQDRAQVIADLTDAHSTTLEQILATLRSRSASDETARQEAIELAATAMVNLRAVSDRDRSLAEEPVARAFERLKADLRPLARFGGLDVQFVEPPANGRALPGEVAHAGRAIVRGAVLALVDQPGVARLRVEWDCDGENLLIGIRDDGPGELAVEDPAVRQLVERAAALRGRLSVNGTTGWGSEISVVLPLSAEGLDRSPSAQWQVTERETDVLELLASGARNKAIALSLSISENTVKFHVANLLRKAGVSNRAELVSAYR from the coding sequence GTGACTGATCTCAGCAACGCCAGTTCCCTTGACCTCCTCGATGCTGCGCATACGGTGGTGTCACGTTCTCTGCTTCAGATTGCGAGCGCATTTTCTGCCGTGCTCGCGCCCATGGTGGCGCACACCTCACTGTTGATATTCACGGAAGACTGCACCGGGCGCCCGCAGAAGAAAGCGGGCGATCCTTCGATCACCAATCACGTGAGCATCGCCGAACTCGACGCCGTGCGCGAGACAGTGTCAAGCATCGGGCATCCGGTGTGGGGAATCACTGCGGTAGTTGCCCGCCACGAGCGTCCCGCAGCGGTGTGGATTGCGCCGACCGGTTCGCTGCTCGTCCTCACCGATCCGGTGATCGTGACTGGTGGGCAATCGCAGGAAGAGGCGTTGGCGACGATCGCGTCGCTGTGGCGATTGGTGGCGGTGAGCATCCAGCAGCAGGTGGCCGTTGCGAGCCCCGATTATCTTCGAGATTCGCGGATGGCGTCGCAGGATCGTGCCCAGGTCATTGCTGATCTCACCGATGCGCACTCCACGACGCTGGAACAAATTCTTGCGACGTTGCGCTCTCGTAGTGCGTCGGATGAGACTGCGCGCCAAGAAGCCATCGAGCTGGCCGCCACGGCGATGGTCAATCTGCGGGCGGTGTCTGATCGGGATCGCAGTCTGGCCGAGGAACCAGTAGCTCGCGCTTTCGAACGTCTCAAAGCGGACTTGCGCCCTTTGGCTCGGTTCGGTGGCCTCGACGTGCAATTTGTAGAACCACCCGCTAACGGTCGCGCACTGCCCGGCGAAGTCGCTCACGCGGGTCGAGCGATCGTTCGTGGTGCTGTGCTTGCACTCGTTGACCAACCGGGAGTCGCTCGATTGCGGGTGGAGTGGGATTGTGACGGTGAGAATCTGCTGATTGGGATTCGCGATGACGGCCCCGGCGAGCTAGCGGTGGAAGACCCCGCGGTGCGGCAACTTGTTGAGAGGGCAGCTGCCCTTCGTGGTCGGTTGAGCGTGAACGGTACTACGGGGTGGGGTTCCGAAATTTCGGTTGTCTTGCCTCTGAGCGCTGAAGGGCTTGACCGTTCCCCGAGTGCCCAGTGGCAGGTGACGGAGCGAGAGACTGACGTGTTGGAGTTGCTCGCCTCCGGTGCCCGCAATAAGGCCATAGCCCTGTCGTTATCGATCAGCGAGAACACGGTGAAGTTTCATGTGGCGAACCTGCTGCGCAAGGCCGGAGTTTCGAACCGGGCTGAGCTCGTTTCGGCCTATCGCTGA
- a CDS encoding type II secretion system F family protein: MKRPPSQLPDVASITQRLAVLLHAGLTPTSAWQHVARGRAESSVAAAVAVAGGEPGGAPERISRASASLPALDRQAWNSLAAAWFVAGQVGAPLAGALRTHARALRMLVHIQREVATALAAPVATARMVLALPAVGLIFGALLGFDTLGVLFTTPIGWGCLVVGGGLIVIAVHWNNRLVRSATPTHAAPGLECELMAVAVSGGGSLVQARVVVTQALERFGLPGDGTHLDEVLQLSQEAGVPAAELLRAEADEVRLTADAAARAVAAALSVRLMLPLGLCVLPAFMVLGVLPLMVAVISSTVAGF, encoded by the coding sequence ATGAAACGCCCGCCATCGCAACTGCCCGACGTCGCCAGCATCACCCAACGGCTGGCCGTACTGCTGCACGCCGGGCTGACTCCCACTTCGGCCTGGCAGCACGTCGCGCGCGGCCGAGCCGAGTCAAGTGTTGCGGCGGCGGTAGCGGTGGCAGGCGGCGAACCAGGAGGGGCACCGGAACGCATTTCACGGGCATCCGCCAGCCTGCCAGCATTGGATCGGCAAGCATGGAACTCGCTTGCCGCCGCCTGGTTTGTTGCTGGGCAGGTTGGTGCGCCGCTGGCCGGTGCGCTCCGCACTCATGCACGAGCGTTGCGGATGCTCGTGCACATCCAGCGCGAAGTGGCCACCGCCCTCGCTGCCCCCGTCGCCACAGCGCGCATGGTCTTGGCGTTGCCCGCCGTCGGACTCATCTTTGGGGCACTGCTGGGTTTTGACACCCTAGGAGTGCTCTTCACAACGCCGATCGGGTGGGGGTGTCTCGTGGTCGGCGGCGGGCTCATCGTGATCGCTGTGCACTGGAACAACCGGCTTGTGCGGTCGGCGACGCCCACGCACGCAGCGCCCGGTCTCGAGTGCGAACTGATGGCCGTTGCGGTCTCAGGTGGTGGCTCACTCGTGCAGGCGCGAGTTGTTGTTACGCAGGCCCTGGAACGCTTCGGCCTGCCCGGGGACGGCACCCACCTCGACGAGGTGCTGCAACTCTCTCAGGAGGCAGGAGTGCCCGCTGCTGAACTCTTGCGGGCCGAAGCCGACGAGGTGCGGCTGACGGCCGACGCGGCTGCTCGTGCCGTTGCCGCAGCGCTCTCGGTGCGGCTCATGCTCCCGCTCGGGCTGTGCGTGCTCCCGGCCTTCATGGTGCTCGGAGTGCTGCCGCTCATGGTTGCTGTCATCTCATCCACCGTTGCCGGGTTCTAG
- a CDS encoding TadE family type IV pilus minor pilin, with the protein MNERGSVTAEFALALPAVALVLVCCLSGVQLAGLQIRLQDAAAGSARSLARDESSGTVAATASALVTSARLGSHQRDGLVCATVSAPARNALLGLLPITLSATSCALAGGQ; encoded by the coding sequence ATGAACGAGCGTGGCAGCGTCACCGCAGAGTTTGCGTTGGCGTTGCCCGCTGTCGCCCTCGTCCTCGTGTGCTGTCTCAGCGGGGTGCAACTCGCCGGGCTGCAAATCCGGTTGCAGGATGCGGCAGCTGGGTCAGCACGCAGCCTCGCTCGCGACGAAAGCTCCGGCACTGTCGCGGCTACCGCATCCGCTCTGGTCACGTCAGCACGGCTCGGTTCCCATCAGCGCGACGGCCTCGTGTGCGCCACGGTGAGCGCCCCCGCGCGCAACGCACTGCTCGGGCTGCTTCCGATCACGCTCAGTGCCACCAGCTGCGCTCTCGCGGGAGGCCAATGA